Proteins encoded in a region of the Streptomyces sp. NBC_01471 genome:
- a CDS encoding ABC transporter ATP-binding protein, whose amino-acid sequence MCVVRELVKTYPAARGRRGAPATPEVRATDGISLTVRRGEIFGLLGPNGAGKSTLVRQLTGLMRPDSGRVEVLGHDLVRHPERAARLLGYLGQESTALDELTVALAAETTGRLRGLSVPDARRERDAVLEELGITELAGRPLRKLSGGQRRLACFAATLVGDRSLLVLDEPTTGMDPVARRAVWAAVDRRRAERGATVLLVTHNVIEAETVLDRVAVIERGRVIACDTPAGLKAQVAGEVRVELVWRERAPLDIPEVAVLRESAQESGRRWVLRLAPDEARAAVAAVTGGPAFTALDDFTLSTPSLEDVYMALGGRTKGLVKA is encoded by the coding sequence GTGTGCGTGGTGCGCGAGCTGGTGAAGACGTACCCGGCCGCGCGCGGCAGACGGGGGGCTCCCGCCACGCCCGAGGTGCGGGCCACCGACGGGATCTCCCTGACCGTGCGCCGCGGCGAGATCTTCGGGCTGCTCGGACCCAACGGCGCGGGCAAGTCCACCCTCGTGCGCCAGCTCACCGGGCTGATGCGGCCGGACTCGGGCCGGGTCGAGGTGCTCGGCCACGATCTCGTACGCCACCCCGAACGCGCCGCGCGGCTGCTCGGCTACCTGGGCCAGGAGTCCACCGCACTCGACGAACTGACCGTCGCCCTGGCCGCGGAGACCACCGGCCGGCTGCGCGGTCTCTCCGTGCCGGACGCGCGCCGGGAACGGGACGCCGTACTGGAGGAGCTGGGGATCACCGAGCTCGCCGGGCGGCCGCTCAGGAAACTCTCCGGCGGTCAGCGCCGCCTCGCCTGTTTCGCCGCGACGCTCGTCGGGGACCGCTCGCTGCTCGTGCTGGACGAGCCCACCACCGGGATGGACCCCGTCGCACGGCGCGCGGTGTGGGCCGCGGTCGACCGGCGGCGGGCCGAGCGCGGTGCGACGGTCCTGCTGGTCACGCACAACGTCATCGAGGCCGAGACCGTGCTGGACCGGGTCGCCGTCATCGAACGCGGCCGGGTGATCGCCTGCGACACCCCGGCAGGACTGAAGGCCCAGGTCGCGGGCGAGGTCCGGGTCGAGCTGGTCTGGCGGGAGCGGGCGCCGCTCGACATCCCGGAGGTCGCCGTGCTGCGCGAGTCGGCGCAGGAGTCCGGGCGCCGCTGGGTGCTGCGGCTGGCGCCCGACGAGGCGCGGGCCGCCGTCGCCGCGGTGACCGGCGGGCCCGCCTTCACCGCACTCGACGACTTCACGCTGTCCACACCGAGCCTGGAGGACGTGTACATGGCGCTGGGCGGCCGTACCAAGGGACTGGTGAAGGCGTGA
- a CDS encoding oxidoreductase — protein MTEAQHDEHAPDWLTVAELGMWEAFRNGSTYDLRTRNPVMDNPLSARTWGPERTVRARVVALLLLSGPPALAGRVSSLKLTGVQITGALDLAGGTVTPYVELTGCRFEDEVLLPECRVTTVRMVGCAMPRLEAARLHTEGDLHLPRCQVAGGIRLTDAQIGTDLLINMIVVHPDRKGRSIAADGLYVAQDLQAEMIESHGEVSLRSARIGVSLSFNGSRLLNPDGRRALNAPQLSVERTLYLSAAGVAPDGGGTTPPYGTGPTPPYGTRLQSFECVGGIRLDDGRFGDAVDLRSAKFRMHSDQELSLRRIQTPELRFLGDPPEQGRVVLSGAKVVNLVDMSTSWPGPGGLAMGGFSYENLIPVGHFPLEQRLEWVTAATPEYAPEPYERLASVLRNSGEDADAREVLLAKQRRRRETLPLAAKVWGYLQDWTVAYGYRPGRAALWMAVLWAAGTVAFSRYRPEPISPDGHPQWNAALYALDLLIPVINLGQDGYWKLYGGWQWAAAALIVLGWILATTVATGATRLLRRS, from the coding sequence GTGACAGAGGCGCAGCACGACGAGCATGCGCCCGACTGGCTGACCGTCGCCGAGCTGGGCATGTGGGAGGCCTTCCGCAACGGCAGTACGTACGATCTGCGCACCCGCAACCCCGTCATGGACAATCCGCTCTCGGCCAGGACCTGGGGCCCCGAGCGCACGGTCCGCGCGCGCGTGGTGGCCCTGCTGCTGCTCAGCGGGCCGCCGGCGCTGGCGGGCCGGGTCTCCTCGCTGAAGCTGACCGGGGTGCAGATCACCGGCGCGCTGGATCTCGCGGGCGGCACGGTCACGCCGTACGTGGAGCTGACCGGCTGCCGGTTCGAGGACGAGGTGCTGCTGCCCGAGTGCCGGGTCACCACGGTCAGGATGGTCGGCTGCGCGATGCCGCGCCTGGAGGCGGCCCGGCTGCACACCGAGGGGGATCTGCATCTGCCGCGCTGCCAGGTGGCGGGCGGCATCCGGCTCACCGACGCGCAGATCGGCACGGATCTGCTGATCAACATGATCGTGGTGCACCCGGACCGCAAGGGCCGCTCCATCGCGGCCGACGGGCTGTACGTGGCACAGGACCTGCAGGCCGAGATGATCGAGTCGCACGGCGAGGTGAGTCTGCGCTCGGCACGGATCGGGGTCTCGCTGAGCTTCAACGGCAGCCGGCTGCTCAATCCGGACGGCAGGCGGGCGCTGAACGCGCCGCAGCTCTCGGTGGAGCGCACGCTCTACCTGTCGGCGGCCGGGGTGGCACCGGACGGCGGTGGCACCACTCCCCCGTACGGCACCGGGCCGACCCCGCCGTACGGGACGCGGCTCCAGTCGTTCGAGTGCGTCGGCGGGATACGGCTGGACGACGGACGGTTCGGGGACGCGGTGGACCTGCGGAGCGCGAAGTTCCGTATGCACAGCGACCAGGAGCTGTCGCTGCGCCGCATCCAGACCCCCGAACTGCGCTTCCTCGGGGACCCCCCCGAGCAGGGCCGGGTGGTGCTGTCGGGTGCCAAGGTGGTCAACCTGGTCGACATGTCGACGAGTTGGCCGGGCCCCGGCGGTCTGGCGATGGGCGGCTTCAGCTACGAGAACCTCATCCCGGTCGGCCACTTCCCGCTGGAGCAGCGGCTGGAGTGGGTGACGGCGGCGACTCCGGAGTACGCGCCGGAGCCGTACGAACGGCTGGCGTCGGTGCTGCGCAACAGCGGCGAGGACGCGGACGCCCGCGAAGTGCTGCTGGCGAAGCAGCGCAGGCGCCGCGAGACGCTGCCGCTGGCCGCCAAGGTGTGGGGCTACCTCCAGGACTGGACGGTGGCGTACGGCTACCGGCCGGGCCGGGCCGCGCTCTGGATGGCGGTGCTGTGGGCAGCGGGAACCGTCGCGTTCTCGCGCTACCGCCCGGAGCCGATCAGCCCGGACGGGCATCCGCAGTGGAACGCGGCGCTCTACGCCCTGGACCTGCTGATCCCGGTGATCAACCTCGGCCAGGACGGCTACTGGAAGCTGTACGGCGGCTGGCAGTGGGCGGCCGCCGCGCTGATCGTGCTCGGCTGGATCCTGGCCACGACGGTCGCGACGGGTGCGACGCGTCTGCTGCGCCGGAGCTGA
- the hisB gene encoding imidazoleglycerol-phosphate dehydratase HisB: MGRIGRVERTTKETSVVVEINLDGTGKVDVSTGVGFYDHMLDQLGRHGLFDLTVKTDGDLHIDSHHTIEDTALAIGAAFKQALGDKVGIYRFGNCTVPLDESLAQVTVDLSGRPYLVHTEPENMAPMIGEYDTTMTRHILESFVAQAQIALHVHVPYGRNAHHIVECQFKALARALRYASEHDPRAAGILPSTKGAL, from the coding sequence GTGGGCCGCATCGGACGGGTGGAACGCACCACCAAGGAGACCTCGGTCGTGGTCGAGATCAATCTCGACGGCACCGGCAAGGTCGACGTGTCGACAGGGGTCGGCTTCTACGACCACATGCTCGACCAGCTGGGCCGCCACGGCCTCTTCGACCTCACGGTCAAGACGGACGGCGACCTGCACATCGACTCGCACCACACCATCGAGGACACCGCCCTGGCGATCGGCGCCGCCTTCAAGCAGGCGCTCGGCGACAAGGTGGGCATCTACCGGTTCGGCAACTGCACGGTGCCGCTGGACGAGTCGCTCGCCCAGGTCACCGTCGACCTCTCGGGCCGCCCCTACCTGGTGCACACCGAGCCGGAGAACATGGCACCGATGATCGGCGAGTACGACACGACGATGACCCGGCACATCCTGGAGTCGTTCGTCGCGCAGGCCCAGATCGCGCTGCACGTCCACGTGCCGTACGGGCGCAACGCCCACCACATCGTGGAGTGCCAGTTCAAGGCCCTGGCCCGAGCGCTGCGTTACGCGTCCGAGCACGACCCGCGGGCAGCGGGCATTCTTCCTTCGACCAAGGGCGCGCTGTAA
- a CDS encoding NYN domain-containing protein yields the protein MDRVDRCVVLVDAGYLLGAAASLLAGEPARSRITVDHAALIQGLRERAEGDTEQPLLRIYWFDGAPDRVPQPEHRRLRVMPRVTVRLGALTRSDGRWAQKGVDAAMHAELTELARNRACSDIVLVTGDGDLLPGLMSAKEHGVAVHLWAVQAADGDYNQSEDLVAEADERRVLDRAWITKAVRAKETGGVCAPAPAPRPEIAAILSAPLPESALAASAERAAQAAAVHNGASAGPATEQPTEEERAHAAAKAGVPTPKDLAGLRGPGAQPAQHPANQHPANATLRWSSERGWIERPGGQAGEPAETATLPTLAQLTTAEQRWADREEDITTVGGDPFEVGQVFARRWMERLPDPGQVQKLSAMYPRIPHRIDGELLRYAARFGLLAHKDDQIDEHDRYAIRAGFWREIDVRAAEHAPAGEQSGR from the coding sequence GTGGATCGCGTGGACCGCTGCGTCGTCCTGGTGGACGCCGGATACCTGCTGGGCGCCGCCGCGAGTCTCCTCGCGGGAGAACCTGCGCGCTCGCGCATCACTGTCGACCACGCGGCGCTCATCCAGGGCCTGCGCGAGCGCGCCGAGGGTGACACGGAGCAGCCGCTGCTGCGGATCTACTGGTTCGACGGAGCGCCCGACCGGGTCCCGCAGCCCGAACACCGCAGGCTGCGGGTGATGCCCCGGGTGACCGTCCGGCTGGGCGCGCTGACCAGGAGCGACGGCCGCTGGGCGCAGAAGGGCGTCGATGCCGCGATGCACGCGGAGCTGACCGAACTGGCCAGAAATCGCGCCTGTTCGGACATCGTGCTGGTCACCGGCGACGGCGACCTGCTGCCCGGCCTGATGTCCGCGAAGGAGCACGGCGTCGCCGTACACCTGTGGGCCGTGCAGGCGGCCGACGGGGACTACAACCAGTCCGAGGACCTGGTCGCCGAGGCCGACGAACGCCGGGTGCTGGACCGGGCCTGGATCACCAAGGCCGTACGGGCCAAGGAGACCGGCGGGGTCTGCGCGCCCGCGCCCGCCCCCCGTCCGGAGATCGCCGCGATCCTCTCCGCCCCGCTGCCCGAGTCGGCGCTCGCCGCGTCGGCCGAGCGGGCGGCGCAGGCCGCGGCCGTGCACAACGGCGCGTCGGCGGGCCCGGCCACCGAGCAGCCCACCGAGGAGGAACGGGCCCACGCGGCGGCCAAGGCCGGTGTGCCCACGCCCAAGGACCTCGCGGGCCTGCGCGGCCCCGGAGCGCAGCCCGCCCAGCACCCGGCGAACCAGCACCCGGCGAACGCGACGCTGCGCTGGTCGTCGGAGCGCGGCTGGATCGAGCGCCCGGGCGGCCAGGCCGGTGAGCCCGCGGAGACGGCCACCCTGCCGACGCTCGCCCAGCTCACCACCGCGGAGCAGCGGTGGGCGGACCGCGAGGAGGACATCACCACGGTCGGCGGTGACCCCTTCGAGGTGGGACAGGTCTTCGCCAGGCGGTGGATGGAGCGGCTGCCGGACCCCGGCCAGGTGCAGAAGCTGTCGGCGATGTACCCGCGGATCCCGCACCGGATCGACGGTGAGCTGCTGCGGTACGCGGCCCGGTTCGGGCTGCTCGCCCACAAGGACGACCAGATCGACGAGCACGACCGGTACGCGATCAGGGCCGGGTTCTGGCGCGAGATCGACGTACGGGCCGCGGAGCACGCTCCCGCGGGGGAGCAGTCCGGGCGCTGA
- a CDS encoding LON peptidase substrate-binding domain-containing protein yields MTTARLPLFPLNSVLFPGLVLPLNIFEERYRAMMRDLLKVDDEVEPRRFAVVAIRDGSEAAPTLPGLPSGAPPPEPGPAAGFGDDPATALHGIGCIADAATIRERDDGSFEVLATGTARVRIHSLDASGPYLTAEVEELPEDTGEDAGALAEGVLRAFRAYQKRLAGARERSLTTGAELPDEPSVVSYLVAAATVLDVPAKQKLLEAPDIATRLREELKLLRSETAVIRHLPSLPATDLTRAPTHLN; encoded by the coding sequence GTGACCACCGCGCGCCTCCCTCTCTTCCCGCTGAACTCGGTGCTGTTCCCGGGCCTCGTGCTGCCTCTGAACATCTTCGAGGAGCGTTATCGCGCCATGATGCGCGACCTGCTCAAGGTGGACGACGAGGTTGAGCCACGCCGCTTCGCCGTCGTCGCCATCCGCGACGGCTCCGAAGCCGCGCCCACGCTGCCCGGACTGCCCAGCGGCGCCCCGCCCCCCGAGCCGGGCCCGGCCGCCGGTTTCGGCGACGACCCGGCGACCGCCCTGCACGGCATCGGCTGCATCGCGGACGCGGCGACGATCCGGGAGCGCGACGACGGCAGCTTCGAGGTCCTGGCCACCGGCACGGCACGGGTGCGGATCCACTCGCTGGACGCGAGCGGCCCGTATCTGACCGCCGAGGTCGAAGAGCTGCCCGAGGACACGGGCGAGGACGCGGGCGCCCTCGCCGAGGGGGTACTGCGCGCCTTCCGCGCCTACCAGAAGCGGCTGGCCGGTGCGCGCGAACGCTCGCTCACCACCGGGGCCGAGCTTCCCGACGAGCCCTCGGTGGTCTCGTACCTGGTCGCGGCGGCGACCGTGCTCGACGTACCCGCCAAGCAGAAGCTGCTCGAAGCGCCGGACATCGCGACCCGGCTGCGCGAGGAGCTGAAGCTGCTGCGGTCGGAGACCGCGGTGATCCGGCACCTGCCGTCGCTGCCCGCCACGGACCTGACCCGGGCCCCGACCCACCTCAACTGA
- the priA gene encoding bifunctional 1-(5-phosphoribosyl)-5-((5-phosphoribosylamino)methylideneamino)imidazole-4-carboxamide isomerase/phosphoribosylanthranilate isomerase PriA, whose product MSALQKKLELLPAVDVRDGQAVRLVHGESGSETSYGSPLEAALAWQRSGAEWLHLVDLDAAFGTGDNRKLISEVTSAMDIKVELSGGIRDDASLAAALATGCTRVNLGTAALETPEWVAKIIAEHGDKIAVGLDVRGTTLRGRGWTRDGGDLYETLARLDSEGCGRYVVTDIAKDGTLQGPNLELLKNVCAATDKPVVASGGVSSLDDLRAISSLVPSGVEGAIVGKALYAKAFTLEEALEAVAVAA is encoded by the coding sequence ATGTCCGCCTTGCAGAAGAAGCTCGAACTCCTCCCCGCCGTCGACGTCCGGGACGGCCAGGCGGTCCGCCTCGTCCACGGCGAGTCCGGCTCCGAGACCTCCTACGGCTCCCCGCTGGAGGCAGCGCTCGCCTGGCAGCGGTCGGGCGCCGAGTGGCTGCACCTGGTCGACCTCGACGCCGCCTTCGGCACCGGCGACAACCGGAAGCTGATCTCCGAGGTCACCTCGGCGATGGACATCAAGGTCGAACTCTCCGGCGGCATCCGCGACGACGCCTCCCTGGCCGCCGCGCTCGCCACCGGCTGTACCCGGGTCAACCTCGGCACCGCGGCGCTGGAGACCCCCGAGTGGGTCGCGAAGATCATCGCCGAGCACGGCGACAAGATCGCGGTCGGCCTCGACGTACGCGGTACGACCCTGCGGGGCCGCGGCTGGACCCGTGACGGCGGCGACCTCTACGAGACGCTCGCCCGCCTCGACTCCGAGGGCTGCGGCCGCTACGTGGTCACCGACATCGCCAAGGACGGCACCCTCCAGGGCCCCAACCTGGAGCTCCTGAAGAACGTCTGCGCGGCCACGGACAAGCCCGTCGTCGCCTCCGGCGGCGTCTCCTCGCTCGACGACCTGCGGGCCATCTCCTCGCTCGTCCCCTCGGGTGTCGAGGGCGCCATCGTCGGCAAGGCGCTGTACGCCAAGGCGTTCACCCTGGAAGAGGCCCTCGAAGCGGTAGCGGTGGCGGCATGA
- the ybaK gene encoding Cys-tRNA(Pro) deacylase — protein sequence MAKKAKKQQQSGGTPATAALTAAGTAYTLHAYEHDPAAASYGGEAAEALGVTPDRVFKTLVADVDGELTVAVVPVAGSLDLKALAAAVGGKRATMADPAVAERTTGYVLGGISPLGQRKRLRTVLDASASAHGTICVSAGRRGLEVELSPADLAGLTGALLAAVGRAA from the coding sequence GTGGCGAAGAAGGCGAAGAAGCAGCAGCAGTCGGGCGGCACGCCCGCCACGGCGGCACTGACCGCGGCGGGCACGGCGTACACCCTGCACGCGTACGAGCACGACCCGGCCGCCGCCTCCTACGGAGGGGAGGCCGCCGAGGCCCTCGGGGTCACTCCCGACCGGGTCTTCAAGACACTGGTGGCCGATGTGGACGGCGAACTGACCGTGGCCGTCGTCCCGGTCGCGGGCAGCCTGGACCTCAAGGCGCTGGCCGCCGCGGTCGGCGGCAAGCGCGCCACCATGGCGGACCCGGCCGTGGCGGAACGCACCACGGGGTACGTCCTGGGCGGCATCTCCCCCCTGGGCCAGCGCAAGCGCCTGCGCACGGTGCTGGACGCCTCGGCGTCGGCGCACGGGACGATCTGCGTATCGGCGGGGCGCAGGGGCCTGGAGGTGGAACTGTCCCCGGCGGACCTGGCCGGGCTCACCGGGGCGTTGCTGGCCGCGGTGGGGCGGGCCGCCTGA
- a CDS encoding ABC transporter permease, whose translation MPARDEPRPPHDSGAVDAGPATEAEPLAPRARLLPALAAVYRAQLSRARVARIPLLFVATFQSVGIMILMRGVVDGGDEARAVVAGSTVLVVAFVALNLLAQYFGQLRASGGLDHYATLPVPPASVVLGTAGAYASFTVPGTVVTAVAGSVLFQLPLAHLWVLAAVVPLAGAALAGLGAALGLLAPRQELATLLGQLGMSAALLLGVLPADRLPEPIAYARDLLPSTYGVEALARTFGDHPDWAAVGADLAVCAAVGVVSLAVATWAYRRAAVR comes from the coding sequence ATCCCGGCGCGCGACGAGCCGCGTCCCCCTCACGACTCCGGTGCCGTCGACGCCGGCCCGGCCACCGAGGCCGAGCCGCTCGCGCCGCGCGCCCGGCTGCTGCCCGCGCTCGCCGCGGTCTACCGGGCGCAGTTGTCGCGGGCCCGGGTAGCACGCATTCCGCTGCTCTTCGTGGCGACGTTCCAGTCCGTCGGGATCATGATCCTGATGCGCGGGGTCGTCGACGGCGGAGACGAGGCCCGCGCCGTGGTGGCGGGTTCGACCGTCCTGGTCGTGGCGTTCGTCGCGCTCAATCTGCTCGCGCAGTACTTCGGGCAGCTGCGCGCCAGCGGCGGACTCGACCACTACGCCACCCTGCCGGTGCCGCCCGCGTCGGTGGTGCTGGGGACGGCCGGGGCGTACGCCTCCTTCACGGTGCCCGGCACGGTCGTCACCGCGGTCGCCGGTTCGGTGCTCTTCCAGCTGCCGCTGGCGCACCTGTGGGTGCTCGCCGCCGTCGTCCCGCTCGCGGGAGCGGCGCTCGCCGGACTCGGCGCGGCGCTCGGGCTGCTCGCGCCGCGCCAGGAGCTGGCCACCCTGCTCGGGCAGCTCGGGATGTCCGCGGCGCTGCTGCTGGGCGTGCTCCCGGCCGACCGGCTGCCGGAGCCGATCGCGTACGCCCGGGACCTGCTGCCGTCCACCTACGGGGTGGAGGCGCTGGCCCGTACCTTCGGCGACCACCCCGACTGGGCGGCGGTCGGCGCCGACCTCGCTGTGTGCGCGGCGGTGGGGGTCGTCTCGCTGGCCGTGGCGACCTGGGCCTACCGGCGGGCGGCGGTCCGGTGA
- the hisH gene encoding imidazole glycerol phosphate synthase subunit HisH, which yields MTDRKKVVVLDYGFGNVRSAERALAHAGAEVEITRDFDRAMNAEGLLVPGVGAFSACMKGLKEARGDWIVGRRLAGGRPVMGICVGMQILFERGIEHGVETEGLDEWPGTVGPLKADVVPHMGWNTVEAPADTELFAGLDAGARFYFVHSYAAHDWSLEVTNANIRAPRVTWATHGERFVAAVENGALSATQFHPEKSGDAGAQLLTNWIGTL from the coding sequence ATGACCGACCGCAAGAAGGTCGTGGTCCTCGACTACGGCTTCGGCAACGTCCGCTCCGCCGAACGCGCGCTCGCGCACGCCGGAGCGGAGGTCGAGATCACCCGTGACTTCGACCGCGCCATGAACGCCGAAGGACTCCTCGTCCCCGGCGTCGGTGCCTTCTCCGCCTGCATGAAGGGGCTCAAGGAGGCCCGCGGCGACTGGATCGTCGGCCGCAGGCTGGCCGGCGGCCGACCGGTCATGGGGATCTGTGTCGGGATGCAGATTTTGTTCGAGCGCGGCATCGAGCACGGCGTGGAGACCGAGGGCCTCGACGAGTGGCCCGGCACGGTCGGCCCGCTCAAGGCCGACGTCGTCCCGCACATGGGGTGGAACACCGTGGAAGCCCCGGCGGACACCGAGCTCTTCGCCGGGCTCGACGCCGGGGCGCGCTTCTACTTCGTGCACTCCTACGCGGCGCACGACTGGTCGCTCGAAGTCACCAACGCCAACATCCGTGCCCCGCGCGTCACCTGGGCCACGCACGGCGAGCGCTTCGTCGCGGCCGTCGAGAACGGCGCCCTGTCGGCCACCCAGTTCCACCCCGAGAAGTCCGGCGACGCCGGCGCCCAGCTGCTGACCAACTGGATCGGAACCCTCTGA
- a CDS encoding histidinol-phosphate transaminase, which yields MTGIDDLPVRDELRGKSPYGAPQLDVPVRLNTNENPYPLPEALVDRITERVREAARTLNRYPDREAVELRTELARYLTRTAGHTVTTANVWAANGSNEVIQQLLQTFGGPGRTAIGFEPSYSMHALIARGTGTGWISGPRNEDFTIDVAAAERSIAENRPDVVFITSPNNPTGTAVDAGTVLALYDAAQAAGPSMVVVDEAYGEFSHAPSLLPLIEGRPRLVLSRTMSKAFGAAGLRLGYLAADPAVVDAVQLVRLPYHLSSVTQATALAALEHTDTLLRYVEQLKAERDRLVGELRSIGYDVTQSDANFIQFGRFRDAQAAWRAILDRGVLIRDNGVPGWLRVSVGTPAENDAFLEAARALHKEITA from the coding sequence ATGACCGGCATCGACGACCTGCCCGTACGGGACGAACTGCGCGGCAAGTCCCCCTACGGGGCGCCCCAACTGGACGTCCCCGTACGGCTGAACACCAACGAGAACCCGTACCCGCTGCCCGAGGCACTGGTCGACCGGATCACCGAGCGGGTACGCGAGGCGGCCCGCACGCTCAACCGCTACCCCGACCGCGAGGCCGTCGAGCTCCGCACCGAGCTGGCCCGCTACCTCACCAGGACGGCCGGGCACACGGTCACGACGGCCAACGTCTGGGCGGCGAACGGCTCCAACGAGGTCATCCAGCAGCTGCTCCAGACCTTCGGCGGCCCCGGCCGCACGGCCATCGGCTTCGAACCCTCGTACTCGATGCACGCCCTCATCGCCCGCGGCACCGGCACCGGCTGGATCTCCGGACCCCGCAACGAGGACTTCACCATCGACGTCGCGGCGGCCGAGCGCTCCATCGCCGAGAACCGGCCGGACGTCGTCTTCATCACCTCGCCCAACAACCCCACCGGTACCGCGGTCGATGCCGGGACCGTCCTCGCGCTGTACGACGCGGCACAGGCGGCGGGGCCCTCGATGGTCGTGGTGGACGAGGCGTACGGCGAGTTCAGCCACGCGCCCTCGCTGCTCCCGCTGATCGAGGGCCGCCCCCGCCTGGTCCTCTCCCGGACCATGTCCAAGGCGTTCGGCGCGGCCGGGCTGCGGCTCGGCTACCTCGCGGCGGACCCGGCCGTGGTCGACGCCGTCCAGCTCGTCCGGCTGCCGTACCACCTGTCGTCCGTCACCCAGGCCACCGCGCTCGCCGCCCTGGAGCACACGGATACCCTGTTGCGGTACGTCGAGCAGCTGAAGGCCGAGCGCGACAGGCTCGTCGGCGAGCTGCGCTCCATCGGATACGACGTGACGCAGTCCGATGCCAACTTCATCCAGTTCGGCCGCTTCCGGGACGCCCAGGCTGCCTGGCGGGCGATCCTCGACCGCGGTGTCCTGATCAGGGACAACGGGGTCCCCGGATGGCTGCGGGTCTCCGTGGGCACTCCGGCCGAGAACGACGCGTTCCTCGAAGCGGCACGCGCACTGCACAAGGAGATCACCGCATGA
- the hisD gene encoding histidinol dehydrogenase, with amino-acid sequence MISRIDLRGDALPEGGALRDLLPRADFDVQAALEKVRPICEDVHHRGDAALIEYAEKFDGVRLAQVRVPAAALTDALAGLDPAVRAALEESVRRARLVHRAQRRAEHTTQVVPGGKVTEKWVPVERVGLYAPGGRSVYPSSVVMNVVPAQEAGVESIALASPGQREFGGLPHPTILAACALLGIDEVYAAGGATAVAMFAHGTESCPPVNMVTGPGNIWVAAAKRYFTGRIGIDAEAGPTEIAVLADATADPAHVAADLISQAEHDPMAAAVLVTDSAELADAVEKELAPQVAATKHVTDRIVPALEGKQSAIVLVDSVEDGLRVVDAYGAEHLEIQTADAAAVAARVRNAGAVFVGPWAPVSLGDYCAGSNHVLPTGGCACHSSGLSVQSFLRGIHIVDYTRDALAEVTHHVVTLAEAEDLPAHGAALKARFGWQVPTA; translated from the coding sequence ATGATCTCCCGAATCGATCTGCGCGGCGACGCCCTCCCCGAGGGCGGCGCCCTGCGCGACCTGCTGCCCCGTGCCGACTTCGACGTACAGGCCGCCCTGGAAAAGGTGCGGCCGATCTGCGAGGACGTGCACCATCGCGGCGACGCGGCGCTCATCGAGTACGCGGAGAAGTTCGACGGTGTGCGGCTGGCGCAGGTGCGGGTGCCCGCGGCCGCCCTCACCGACGCCCTGGCCGGGCTCGACCCGGCCGTGCGGGCAGCGCTGGAGGAGTCGGTCAGGCGCGCCAGGCTGGTCCACCGCGCCCAGCGGCGCGCCGAACACACCACCCAGGTCGTCCCCGGCGGCAAGGTGACCGAGAAGTGGGTACCGGTCGAGCGTGTCGGGCTGTACGCGCCGGGCGGACGCTCCGTCTACCCCTCCTCCGTGGTCATGAACGTGGTCCCCGCCCAGGAGGCCGGGGTCGAGTCGATCGCCCTCGCGTCCCCGGGGCAGAGGGAGTTCGGCGGCCTGCCGCACCCGACGATTCTGGCCGCCTGCGCGCTGCTCGGCATCGACGAGGTGTACGCGGCGGGCGGCGCCACCGCCGTCGCGATGTTCGCCCACGGCACCGAGTCCTGCCCCCCGGTCAACATGGTCACGGGGCCCGGCAACATCTGGGTCGCGGCGGCCAAGCGGTACTTCACCGGCCGGATCGGCATCGACGCCGAGGCGGGTCCCACCGAGATCGCCGTCCTCGCCGACGCCACCGCCGACCCGGCGCACGTCGCGGCCGACCTGATCAGCCAGGCAGAGCACGACCCGATGGCCGCCGCCGTCCTCGTCACCGACTCGGCGGAGCTGGCCGACGCGGTCGAGAAGGAACTGGCCCCGCAGGTCGCCGCCACCAAGCACGTCACCGACCGGATCGTGCCCGCGCTGGAGGGCAAGCAGTCCGCGATCGTTCTCGTCGACTCGGTCGAGGACGGCCTCAGGGTCGTGGACGCGTACGGCGCCGAGCACCTGGAGATCCAGACCGCCGACGCCGCAGCGGTCGCCGCCCGGGTCCGCAACGCCGGAGCCGTCTTCGTCGGCCCCTGGGCCCCGGTCTCCCTCGGGGACTACTGCGCCGGGTCCAACCACGTGCTGCCCACCGGCGGCTGCGCCTGCCACTCCTCCGGCCTCTCGGTCCAGTCGTTCCTGCGCGGCATCCACATCGTCGACTACACCCGGGACGCGCTGGCCGAGGTCACCCACCACGTGGTGACGCTCGCCGAGGCCGAGGACCTGCCCGCGCACGGCGCCGCCCTCAAGGCGAGGTTCGGATGGCAGGTGCCCACCGCATGA